The DNA region AGAGACATATCTTCGCCATAACAACTCCTCATAAATCGCAGATAGAAATCAAGCCTTAAAAATCGGAACGATAAATAAAAATCGACTCCACCCGTCCGGCGTTATCCAGGTTCACCCGCAATTGCAGGGGCCAGGATCGGGAAGGCAGAGCATAGAGCAGGTACCCGCTGAAGCTTTGTACCCCATCCCCCAGGATCAGAGAAACCACCCCCCCGGGATCGCCCAGGGTAATACCGTAGGCGGTTCTTACCGAAACCTGCCATACCCGGTCTTTAAAAACATACATATCCCGGTCATTATACACAAAAACCACATCGTCCTGCCACTCCTCAGCTCCTCGGATCGTATATACCGATTCGGGAACCCCGTAGCGGGCATACACCAAGCTAAGGGTAAGCCCTATGGGCTGGGCAGGGTCCCCGGGGAGTTCCTGCTCCCCGGAAAAGGACTGAGGGAAAAGGCTTACCCCACCCAGAAACAGAAAAGCTACCAAACAGGTAAAGAAGCGAGCCCTGGGCTGAATGAAGCGTAATTTGCAACGAAGTTTCCCGCATAACAGTATTGCTATCACGATGGTTTCTTCCCCTTTTTCTTTTTCCTAAGATTCCATAAGACTTTCCGCAGGGCTTCTGCGATAGAAAAAAGGTTCCGTATGAGGGGTTTATAGGTATAGTCCCAGGTTCCCGGGCGGTGAATGATCCGCCCTCCAAAGCCGGTTTTAAAAAGGTAAAGCCCTGCCATGGGATGGCCCGGATCGGCGGACGGAGGTATACCGAAAAGATCATACACCCTACACCCCGCAGCCTTGGCATCCTCCATGGCCTTCCACTGGAGGGCATAAGCCGCCATGAGGTTACGGTCCTGGTTTGAGGTAGCGCCGTAGAGATAGGTCGCCTCAGTTTTCCTGAAAAGCACGATATTGGCAGCCAGCGCCCTCCCCTGGTATTCTGCAATATAGAGCCGCAGTTCCTGGCCGGAATCGGCGGGATACTCCCCGCAATGGGAAAACAGGGTTTCATAATAGGAAATGTCATGAATGCTGATGCCGTCCCGTTTTGCGGTCTCCTGGAAAAGGGCATAAAAGGTACCCAGTTCCTCCGCCCCTGTAAATCGTACGGTTACTCCCTTCTTTTTCGCCAACCCTATGTTGTAGCGCCACTTGGGTTTCATCTGCTTGAGGATATCCTCCTCAGACGGAACAAGGTCCACCAGGGCCGTGTCCGGGGGCTGCACCGATGCTGCGGCCCGGGAAAAAGGCGGGTAGATCTGCGGCGGGGGAGTTTCCGCGCCCTCGGTATACCAGGGGGGATCGAAACGGATAAAGGCGGTATTTTCAGGCAGCAGGGGTTGCAGGGCCCGGGCAAGTTCCAGGAGGATCCGGCTCTTTCCCTCATCATCGGGGAAAAATCCCGGGGGCAGTTCGGGCCCCCAAGGCACATAAGCGAAGGAAGCCCCAAAGGCCAGGCGCCGGCGTATCACCAGAAGAGGCATGGCAACCGGGCCCCGGGGGCCGGTCCCGGCATCTGCATACCAGCTGATCAGGAAGGATCGGGCAGTCCACCCGAACCGCGCCTTAAAGCTGCCCCAAAACCCTGATTGCAGGAAAGAGGCGGCCCCATTACAGGCGGCAAGATCCGCGAGAACTATCCCCCGGATCCCGTAGGGGGATTTTCCGGGGGCGCTCATCAGTGAACTTCTCCTGTGGAAATAATTTTTGTTTTAAGCGGAATGCCGCCGGCGTTCAGAGCTTTACCCCCAACAGTAACCTGGTGATCCTTCACCAGTATGGGGATGGTAAAAAATGTGTCGATGCTTATTTCCCCGGCATCCCGAAGCTCCTGCCCCTCAATGCCCACACGGGTTCCCGTAGGCAGTTCCCCGGCGTCCAGCACCTCTACCCGCTCGTTGCCCTCAGCATCCCTATCCGAAGCGGCCAGGAGCATACCCCGGCTTTCAACCCCCCGGAGCTTGGCGGCCTTGAGATTGTACGCAACGATAATGCGCTTGTGGAGCAGCTCCTCTTCTTTATAAAAGGGAACCAGCCCGGAAACAATGATCCGTTCTTCCAAAACGCCCTCAGTATTGGTGATATTCAGGGTTTCTATGTAGAGTTTGTCCGCTTTGGGGTGCCGCTCTATCTTTACAATTTCTGCAACCCGGAGATCCAGGGTAAGCGCAAAAGCTGCGGGAAGCTCCGCCTCAGGAATCGGGGCGCTCTCCGGCTTTGCAGGAGCAGCCGGCTTCGGTGCCCCGGCCTGGCCGGACCCTTGACTAGCGACAGCTTTGTTAGCGGCGGCGTCCCCGGCAGCAGTTTGAGCGACGGCTGTCTTGTCGGCAGCATCCCGGTCGGCCCGTTCCTTCTGGCTTCCGGAATAACGTTCCCGCAGTTCCGCTATTTGCTCATCCTCCAACTTGGTGAAAAGGACCTCGCTTTTTACCACCTCGTGGAGCCCCTTGTCCCGGCCTATATCGTCCCAGGTAATAACCTTGTCTATCGCAGCAATCTTGATCTCAGGGATATTGTGCCCCGCTATCCTGAGTCCCGGCAATTTTATTCCCTCCTTCTTCTTCCCAATGGAAAGGCCGAAGAAGGAGGCAATTTTTTCTGCCGCCTGGGGCATATAGGGCTCGATCATTACCGCAATATCCCGGACCACATGGCAGAGGTCCCGAATCAGGGCTTCCGCAGCCGGGGGGTCATCCTTTCGGGTCCGCCAGGGTTCGCCGTCCTGGAAGGTCTTATTGGCAAATGAAGAAAGTTCAAAGATCGCCCGAAACGCATCCCGCAGGTCAGAGCGCTCCAGCTTTTCCGCAATATCCGCCTCAAAGTCCCGCACGGTTTCCCAGAGGCCGGTATTTTCGGGAAGCAGGATACCCCCGGGGGCCAGAATCCCGGTACCGGGAATTTTCCCGTCATAGTAGCGGGTCACAAAGGACAGGGTCCTATTTACCAAGTTGCCCAGGTTACCGATCAGTTCCCCATTCACCTTTTCCTGAAAATCTTTCCAGGTAAAGAGGGCATCCGCCTTTTCCGGCCGGTTGTAGAAAATGTAGAAACGCCAAATATCCGCCGCAATGCCGGTCTCCATCACATCGGTTCCAAAGACCCCCACCCCTCTGGTCTTGGAAAACTTGCCGCTTTCGTAGTTCAGGTATTCCGTGCTGGACATGTGATGAAGCATGGTCCAGTTATCCCCGGACCCTAAAAGGCTGGAAGGGAAGATCACCGTGTGGAAGGGGATATTGTCCTTCCCGATAAACTGGAACAGTTCCACCTCATCGGGGTTTTTCCACCAGTCATCCAGGAAGGCATGCCAACTCTGGGTCTTAAGTCCCTTGGCAGTCTCCGCACCCAGGTTCCCGGTAATGGAAATATAGCCGATGCAGGCGTCAAACCACACGTAAAAAACTTTATTTTCATACCCTTCTTTGGGCACCGGGATCCCCCATTTAAGGTCCCGGGTAATGGCCCGTTCCCGCAGGCCGTCCCTGAGCCAGGCCTGGGTCATCTGTACGGCATTTTTTGACCAAAAGCCCTTTACTGAAGCTTCCTGTATCCAGGGATCAAACTTATCCCGGAGCTTGGGGAGATCCAGGTAGAGGTGTTTGGTGGATTTTAAGGCCGGGGTGGAACCACAGCTTGCACAGCGAGGCTCTTTAAGCTCCGTAGGGTCCAGGAGCTTACCGCAAGATTCGCATTGGTCCCCCCGGGCGTCGGCATAGCCGCAATGGGGGCAGGTCCCCCGGACATAGCGGTCCGCCAGGAACCGGTCACAATGGCTGCAATGAAGCTGCTCGATGGTATGTTCGGTGATAAACCCGTTGGCATCCAGTTTTTTGAAAATATCCTGGGTAACCTCGGTCTGAATTGGGGTGGAAGTGCGCCCGAATTTGTCAAACCCGATATTGAACCAGCGGTAAATCTCCGCATGGATGGTATAGTACCGGTCGCATAGTTCCTGGGGACCAATCCCCTCCTCGGCGGCCCGGGTTTCCGTGGCGGTGCCGTATTCGTCGGTGCCGCAGATGTAGAGGGTGTCGTAACCCCTGAGCCGGCAGAACCGGGCAAAGGCATCGGCGGAAAGAACCTGAATCAAGTTACCCAGATGGGGAACATTGTTTACATAAGGAAGTGCAGAGGTAATTAATCGTCGCTTCATAAGAGTCAACTATAGTAAAAGGAAGGGGATTTTACAATCCCATAATGCAAAGCCCGCCGCAGGAGGTCCATAGACCGTCCGCATATCATTCGATTATAGTCGATATTTATATCATTTTTCACATATATGTCGATTATATTCGACGATTTACTTGATAAAAGCCGATTAATTGAGTATTATTATACTATGAAAATTGAAAGGGAATCATACTTGTCCCAAATCAGGCCCTTTATAAATACCCCGTTCATCAAAGTTTTAACCGGTATCAGGCGCTGCGGGAAATCGACAATTTTAGAATTGCTAAAAGATGAGCTTATCGCCTCGGGTATAAATGAAAAAGCGGTGGTCCACATCAATCTTGAATTGTATAGTATAGAGGACATCCTGATCCCGGAAAAATTGGTGAAGGAAATAACCGAGCGCCTGGAAATCAGTCCTAAGATATACCTTCTGTTGGATGAGGTACAATTGCTTTCCGGTTGGGAACGGGTGATAAATTCATTTTTTGCTGCAAAGAACGCCGACATATTTATTACCGGCTCAAACTCCACCCTTCTTTCATCAGAGTTAGCAACCCTGTTATCAGGACGATATGTGCAATTTACCATACGACCACTTTCTTTTGCGGAGTACCTCACTTTTATCCGGGATATCAGAAATAGTTCCATTAGTGATCCTACGGCCCATATTTGGGATTATATTAAACTGGGAGGATTTCCTACAATTCACTATTTCAAAGAAATGAACAGTGCCCTGATTTACAAAGCAGTTTCCGATATCTATTCTACGGTTGTTCTAAAAGATGTGATGCAAAGGAATGGCCTGCGAAATACTGATATGTTGGAACGGGTGGTACGATTTGTTTTTGACAATGTGGGCAAGCTGTTTTCGGCCCGGAGCATATCAGGTTATTTTACCAGCCATGGACGAAAATTAAGCGTGGATACGATTTTAGATTATATTACGGCCCTTGAAAGGGCCTATATTATTGAAAAGGTCCACCGTTATGATATTAAGGGCAAAAAATTACTGAACCTTCAGGAAAAATATTTTGTGTCCGATGTCTCTTTCATCCATGCCCTGTTAGGGTACGATGATAACAGAATTGCCGGAATTATGGAGAACATTGTATACAATGAACTTAGGCGCAAGGGATGGGAGGTATTCACCGGACAGCTTAATGATAAGGAAATTGATTTTGTATGCACGAAACAAAATGAAAAAATGTATATTCAGGTTACCTACATTATTAATAACGATCTAAAGATTATTGAACGAGAATTTGGCAATCTTTTAAAAATAAAGGATCAATTTCCAAAATATGTAGTCAGCCTGGATAAAAACCGAACGAGTTCCGTTGAAGGGGTACAGCATATCTACCTGCCGGACTTTTTATTGATGGAGAATGCTGACTACAAATCATGAATTACAATGTCATTTTTAATTTACCGCAAAAACAAGGGGAAGGTGAAAGAAAAGAGAGGTAACGCAAAGGCGCCTGGCGCCACTGGCAAAAGAAAGGCCCGGCTTATTGCTAAACCGGGCCGAAGAAATTCAGTGTACCACCGCTGGTCTTTTGCAGTCCCTCAAAGCCGTAACAATATTTACGGATAATTAGTGGTAAATGTATCGATAGAAGGACGATAAACAATATACGAAATTTTGTCACCGTCTGTGCTTGTACATTTTAACCGGAGGTATAATCTATCTTCCTCAACATAACTTGCATAATTTTTAAGGGTGTACGTTTTTGCACTCCCTGCAAGAGTAGCACCATCTAAATACACACCATCTGACTGTATTGAAATCACAATGTTATCAGGCGCTTTATAAGTGTATAAGCCATTGGGAGTCTTTCCCGATGTTTTAAGCGTCCAGTTAAAAACCAGATCGTTGCCGCTTTTTTTTGTAGTGCTGATGGTGAAGAGCGCTTGATCAATTCTATATTCGATTTTTTCTTCCGCAGCGCTCACCGTAATACTAAAATCCTTTGTGTAGTCAGAAGAAGCAGTGGCTCCATTGGTGATAGTTGCCGTAACCGTTACCGTGCCCGCCTTTGTGGTGCTGAGGGTACTACCGGAAATAGAAGCCCCGGTAGTTCCTGCGGCACTTACACTCCATTTGATGGTTTTGTTCGTGGCGCCAACCGGTGCAACCGTACCAGTCAGGGTAAGATTGGTTCCCGCAGTAGCCTTAGTAGGGACGCCGGTGATACCGGTTACTGCAACAAATTCATCATCGTCGTCACCACCTTTATTGTCACCACCACTTTGATCATCACCATCACCGTCTTTCGCACCAACAGTAATAGTAAAATTCTTTGTGTAATTACCAGAAGCAGTACCATTGGTGATAGTTGCCGTAACCGTTACTGTACCCGCTTTTGTGGTGCTGAGCGTAGTTCCGGAAATAGAAGCCCCGGTGGTTCCTGCTGAATTTACACTCCACTTGATAGTTTTGTTCGTGGCACCGGTCGGAACAACCGTACCGCTCAGAGTAATATTGGTTCCCGCAGTAGCCTTAGTGGTGACTCCGGTAATATTCGTAACTGCGACAAATTCACCATCATCATCATCCTTGTCATCCTTGTCATCCTTGTCATCACTAGTTGTGCTTTTGGTAAAAGTCATAGGCGTACTACCGTTAGCCGGAGTAACCGTCAGATTTGTCCCTGAAATGATGGCGGTACCGTATATTTTGCCGCTTTCTGTTAATGTCGCGGTATTACCCAAAATGGTATAGGCTCCGGTACCAGAGAAGCCGCCGCTTACAGCCCAGGTACCGACAGAAGGAAAGGTTAATGTCAGTGCCTGATCGCCTGTTCCGCTGGTCCAAGTCCCCACAAAAAGATTGGTATAACTGCCACTGGGGGGGCTAGTGGGGTCACCTGAATTGCTATCACCACAGCCAACAAAAACTATTCCGAATACCAGTAAAATAGCCAGCATTCCCACAAAAAAACCATGTTTTTTCATAATCGCATCCCCTTTGCCATCTGGCACTGAACCGGGTTCCCCACCCTTTCTGGTGGAGAAAACACCAGTGCGTCCCCCATGAGACTACCCGGCGTTTTCCGGTAAAACAGGCAAAATTTTCTAAATTTCACCCTCGAATTTCAAAATATCATGCAAAATATTATCTGTCAAGTAATAATAAATATCCAATAGATAGTTATCAGAAAAAGATAAGTCTATATTATTACCTTACAGATAAGCAGGCTGAAAAAATGGCACGGCTTCGTGAAATTTTTGCAAATAACTTGAAAGAAAACCGTAAAAAATGTGGGTTTTCCCAAGAAAAACTGGCCGAAATGGCCGAAGTATCTACTCATTATATCGCCATGATAGAACTTGCCCGTAATTTTCCTACATCAGAAATTATTGAACGCCTTGCTGCCGTTCTGGACATCGAAATCTATGAACTATTTGTGGTTTCCCATTCTCCTAAAGAGGAACTGGAGAAACTTCGCCGGACACTTGTTACTGAAATACGGCAGATGGTTGAAGAGGCGGTGGAAACCGCTTTTGCAAAGCGGGATAAGAAGCCGAAAGGGTAATTCTTCACTACAGAAACGGCCCAAAGTAATCAGGCAGGGGTGCACTCAGATCCAGCGCAAACCCGCAGAGGCTTTCCGGTATAAGCAGCCGGCTGGAATGGAGCAGCAGCCGCTTAAGCCCCTGTTCTTTGCGGAGCTTTTTGTTCAGGGGAAAGTCGCCGTACTTATCGTCCCCCAGGATGGGGTTCCCGATGGACGCCAAGTGTCGGCGTATCTGGTGCATACGCCCAGTGCCCAGCTCCAGTTCCAGCAAGGAGAAGTCCAAAAGGTGACTGTCACCATTAATGCAGCGGTAAGTGGTTTTAGCTTTCCGGGATGCCCCCCGGATTTCCAGGTCCGTTTCTATGGTCCCCGACTCAGGCTTAGGGCAGCCTGAGCAAACCGCCAGGTACAGCTTTAAAACGGTACCTGGCACGGATCGTGCGAAGATGCCTGAAAAAAGGGCCGCCGCCTCTTTGCTTTTGGCAACAAGGATGAGCCCTGAGGTGTCCTTGTCCAGGCGGTGGACTAGGAGGGGCCGGGGGCTGAATTCCGCAGCCAGGAGGGAGTCCAGGGACACCCCTACCCCTTCCCCGCCCTGCACCGCCAGGCCCGCAGGTTTGTTCAGGACCATGCAGAGTTCATTTTCAAAAACAAGGTCAATATGCTTCAATTGAAATACACCCTTTTTATCAACGAAAAAAAACAAGAGGAGTTTTCCCAATATACCGATTATCATAGTACCATGATCAAGCAAAAAATGTTTATCCCACCCCTACGGAACTCTCTGATGGCAGCCTTGCTAGGGGCCCTGCTTTCCATACCCGTTTTCGCGGAGCCCCTGGTCTCACCCACCTGGGGATTTCGTCTGGATTTGCCCGAAGAGTACCAGTACCTGAGCGGCGATGGGAAGGACAAGTTTTCTTTCCGATCAACCGAAGGCGCAAACTTTGAAATGGTGGTGTACCCTCCGGGCTCGCAACAGGCCCAGTCCCTGGAAGCCCTGGCCCAGGATACCCAGAAGAGGCTTAATAATAAGGGGGAGATAAGCTTTTTTACCTATCAGGATAAAAAGGCCGCTCTGATAGAGCTTGATTTTTCAATCCCCGCCGCTCAGACCGGGGGCAGAAACACGGGAAAGAATACTCCCCTGAAAGGATGGGGGCTTTGTGTGGAAATGGACGCCCGAGCAAACGGGGTTCCCATACTCCTTGCCCTGGCATACGGGGATGCGGGGAATGCGGCCCTGGAAATACTCCATCTTTCCGCCCTGGATTCCATTGCCCCAACCAATGCCGACCGGCGGGTTCCCGGGCCGGTTACGGATTTTTCCTATCCCCGGGGAAACCTGGTACAGGTTAGCCTGGCGGGCCTGGGGGTGAAGGCCCAGGTCGGCGAGTTTGATGAAGAGGGCGCCCAGTATTTGGTGGACCGGGAATTCGAAGTGCTGCAACTTTCAGCCTCCACCCCCCGGTGGAAGCAGGCCTGGACCCGTTTCTACCGGGCTATATACCGGGACTCCTTCAGCCGTCTGGGTGAAGCCGCCTTTGCCCTGGAACGGTACTGGGATGTGCCGGCAGGAACGGGCCCATCCGAAGCTGAAGCCCTGGTTACCGCAGGGAAGGCCCTGGCTTGGGTACAATCCTTTAACTATGAGCGGAATCTTTTGGGCAGTGACTTTATAAACCTGATCAGCGCCGCCGTCCAGGGCCGGGGTGACTGCGACAGCCGCGCCATGCTCTGGGCTATCATCATGGAACAGGCGAACATCCCTGCGGCTATCATGGTTTCCGCAGACTACGGCCACGCCATGGGGCTCATCGATCTTGCAGGGCCCGGAGCCCGCTTTGATTGGGAAGGAAAGCGCTGGCTGGTTGCGGAAACCACAGCGAAGGTTTCCCTGGGACTCATCGGGCAAAATGTGAGCGATCCCGCCCACTGGCTGGGGGTTGTGTTTTAGACTCCGTTTTTTTCAAAACTAATTGACACTTGGTTTGATTTGTTTTATACAAAAAGAAATTCCGATTAAAGGTGCTTATGCCGGAACAACTGCTTTGTATAAAAAATTTTTCTCTTACGGTCAGCAAAAATAACCTGCGCCTGATAGATCGGGTGGATCTTTCTATTGATAGGGGAGAAATAGTAGGGGTTGTAGGCGAATCGGGCTGCGGTAAAAGCATCACCGCCCTTTCTATAATGAACCTGCACCCTGCAAAAATGTTCCAAACCGGGGGAGAAATACTCTTTGAGGGGCAAAACCTGCGGGACCTGGATGAAGATCGGATGATCAAGGTTCGGGGGGACCGGATTGCCATGATTTTCCAGGAACCCATGACCTCCCTGAACCCTGTTTATACTATAGGCTGGCAGATTGCCGAAATGTTGACCCTCCACCGGCAAATGAGCAAACGGGAAGCCATGCGCGAAGCCTTGGAACGGCTCAATTTGGTGGCGATTTCATCCCCCGAGGATGTGCTGCTCCGGTATCCCCATCAGTTATCGGGGGGCATGCGCCAGAGGGTGATGATCGCCATGGCCATGGCCAACAACCCAAAGCTCCTCATCGCCGATGAGCCCACCACTGCCCTGGATGTGACCATCCAGGCCCAAATCTTAGACCTGATGCTGGAACTCCGTGAAAAAACCCAGGCGGGAATTATGCTGATCACCCATAACCTGGGGATGGTGGCGGAAATGTGCGATCGGGTGACGGTCATGTATGCCGGCCAGGTGGTGGAGGAAGCGGAAGTAAAAGAGCTTTTCCAGAACCCCAAACATCCCTATACAATTGGCCTTATGGCTTCCCTTCCCCGGCTTGACGATGAACGAACCAGGCTTGACGCCATTCCCGGAAGCGTACCCGCTCCCCAGAGCTTTGATAAAACCGCCTGTCGTTTCGCCCCCCGTTGCGGTTATGCCCGGGAAGAATGTAAGACTGTCAAACCTGTCATGATACGAATCAGCGAAACCCACCATGCTTGCTGTCATCTGATAAAAGGCCAAGGGGCCGTGGCATGAGCCCCTTATTGACGGTAAAAAACCTTACCAAGCATTTTCCCGTTTCTCACCGTTTGTTTTTTGCCGGTAAAAAACGCCTGCGAGCCCTGGACGGCATCAGTTTTGAGGTAGCCGAGGGGGAAACCCTGGGGATAGTTGGCGAAAGCGGTTCCGGAAAATCCACCGCCGCCAGGACCATCCTGCGGCTCATTGAGCCTACCGGGGGGGAAGTAATTTTCGACGGCCAGGATATCATGAAGCTCCAGGGGGAAACCCTGCGCAAATTCCGCAAGAACGCCCAGATGATCTTCCAGGATCCCTACGCCTCCCTGAATCCCCGGCTCACCATTGGCGAAATTATTGAAGAACCCATGAAATACCATGGCTTCGACGATCATACGGACAGGAAAGAAAAGGTCATGAGCCTCCTTAGGGAGGTGGGGCTTCACCCGGATTATCATGCCCGGTTCCCTTTCCAGTTTTCCGGGGGGCAACGGCAGCGAATTGGCATCGCCCGGGCGCTGTCCCTGCAACCCCGGCTGATCATTGCTGATGAGCCCGTATCGGCGCTGGACGTTTCTGTGCAGGCTCAAATTCTCAACCTCTTCATGGATCTTCAGTACGTGCATAAGTTTACCTATATTTTCATCGCCCACGATCTCAGTGTGGTTAAACATATCAGTAACCGTATCGCAGTCATGTACCTGGGGGAAATTGTGGAAATTGCGGAAAAACATGAACTGTTTAAAAACCCTCTGCATCCATACACCCAGGCGCTTATCAGCGCTATTCCTGAGCCAAACCCTTTAAAAAAACGAAGCCGGATAATCCTTACCGGGGATATACCCAGCCCCATAGATGTACCTAAGGGCTGCCGGTTTTACAGCCGATGCCGATTCTGTACAGTCCTTTGCAGGGATGAACGTCCTAAACCCTTTGAAAAAAACGGGCATAAGACGCTTTGCCATTTGTATCACTAGGACCATAAAAAGGGGTGTAAACTTGGGTAAATATTTATTGGGCCGCCTTGTCCGGGGTGTTATAACGTTTTTTATCGCCGCCACGATTACTTTTTTGATCCTGCGCCTTATGCCCAGCGACCCGGCCACGATTATGATGGATCCCCGGATGAGCCAGTTGGACAGGGATCTGATGCTCCACAATTTTGGCCTGGACAGGCCGGTTCCGGTTCAGTACGCATATTATCTCAAGAATATGCTCCATGGTGACCTGGGCCTCTCTTTCTCCACCAGGGCGCCCGTAGGAAAGATGCTCATGGAACGTATACCCTGGACCCTGCTCCTTATGGTCTGCGTTATTATTAACTGTTTTATCTGGGGCATACCCATTGGGGTTGTTGCGGCAAAGCGGCGCAATACCTGGCTGGATCGATTCATAAATGTGTTCACCGTCATTGGAACTTCCATATTCGTACCATCCCTGGGAGTATCCCTGCTCTATCTTTTTGGCCTCAAGTTTCCAATCCTGCCAATAGGCGGTACCCATACGCCGGGGGTTACCGGGGTCGCCTATGTGATAGACGTTGTCCGGCACATGATCCTCCCGATTTTTACATTGACTTTTGTGAACCTGGCTAATTATGTGTGGTATATGCGGGCTTCAATGATAGAAATACTGAATGAGGATTATATGCGCACAGCCAGAAGCAAAGGAATGACGGAAAACCGCGCTGTGTGGCGCCACGGCGTCAGGAACGCTTTGATCCCCACAGTAACCATGACCGGGCTTCTCATGGGCGCAATGGTGGGCGGTTCCATTCTGACCGAGACCGTTTACTCCTACCCCGGGGTTGGCAGGCTGATTTATGAAGCCGTTCAACGGCTTGATTTTCCTGTACTCCAGGGGGCGTTCCTGATGCTCTCATTTGTAGTTATCCTCCTGGGAGTAGTGGTAGATATACTATACATTACGCTGGATCCCAGGATAAACCTGAGTTAAGGGAGAAAACGGTGCCCAATAGTGAATTCGAGCTTCAAAAACCACTGCCCTCTCAAAGGGCCACAGGAGACGCTCCGGATTTTTCGGAGGACAGCTATGAGAAACTTCCCAAGCCTAAGAGCATATTTTATACCTTTTTTCGCCACAAGCTGGGGGTCGCAGGTTTTATCGGGGTACTCGTCATCCTGCTGGTCGCCCTGCTGGCGCCTGCGATAACTCCCCTGCCCCAGGGCTACGGCGCCTATGAGGATGTGGTAAAATCGCCGGGGGGTAAATACGCCTTTGGAACCGATGCCATGGGCCTGGATGTTTTTAGCGAGGTTATCTGGGGCGCCAGAACTTCCATTCGGGTTGGGATAATGGTGGCGCTGTACTCGTCCCTTATTGGGG from Treponema primitia ZAS-2 includes:
- a CDS encoding ABC transporter ATP-binding protein, whose amino-acid sequence is MPEQLLCIKNFSLTVSKNNLRLIDRVDLSIDRGEIVGVVGESGCGKSITALSIMNLHPAKMFQTGGEILFEGQNLRDLDEDRMIKVRGDRIAMIFQEPMTSLNPVYTIGWQIAEMLTLHRQMSKREAMREALERLNLVAISSPEDVLLRYPHQLSGGMRQRVMIAMAMANNPKLLIADEPTTALDVTIQAQILDLMLELREKTQAGIMLITHNLGMVAEMCDRVTVMYAGQVVEEAEVKELFQNPKHPYTIGLMASLPRLDDERTRLDAIPGSVPAPQSFDKTACRFAPRCGYAREECKTVKPVMIRISETHHACCHLIKGQGAVA
- a CDS encoding ABC transporter ATP-binding protein, yielding MSPLLTVKNLTKHFPVSHRLFFAGKKRLRALDGISFEVAEGETLGIVGESGSGKSTAARTILRLIEPTGGEVIFDGQDIMKLQGETLRKFRKNAQMIFQDPYASLNPRLTIGEIIEEPMKYHGFDDHTDRKEKVMSLLREVGLHPDYHARFPFQFSGGQRQRIGIARALSLQPRLIIADEPVSALDVSVQAQILNLFMDLQYVHKFTYIFIAHDLSVVKHISNRIAVMYLGEIVEIAEKHELFKNPLHPYTQALISAIPEPNPLKKRSRIILTGDIPSPIDVPKGCRFYSRCRFCTVLCRDERPKPFEKNGHKTLCHLYH
- a CDS encoding ABC transporter permease; this translates as MGKYLLGRLVRGVITFFIAATITFLILRLMPSDPATIMMDPRMSQLDRDLMLHNFGLDRPVPVQYAYYLKNMLHGDLGLSFSTRAPVGKMLMERIPWTLLLMVCVIINCFIWGIPIGVVAAKRRNTWLDRFINVFTVIGTSIFVPSLGVSLLYLFGLKFPILPIGGTHTPGVTGVAYVIDVVRHMILPIFTLTFVNLANYVWYMRASMIEILNEDYMRTARSKGMTENRAVWRHGVRNALIPTVTMTGLLMGAMVGGSILTETVYSYPGVGRLIYEAVQRLDFPVLQGAFLMLSFVVILLGVVVDILYITLDPRINLS